In Nocardioides sp. W7, the genomic stretch CACCGCCGTCCCGCTGTCAGTCCCGCAGCTGCTCGACCTCGGTGACGGACTGGCCGTGACCGACGCCGTGACCCTCGACGCCCACACCGTGCTGGTCAGCGCCGCCCTCGAGGACAGCCCCGACGCCTACGACGACGGCGCGGTCCTCGCCTCCGCGCTCGCGATCCTGGTCGACGGCCGCCTCACCGACCGAGTACTGCTGCCCGAGCTCGACGGCCGGGTGGCCAAGGTCGAAGGACTGGCGGTGCGCTCGACCGACTCGACCGACCCGACCGGCGTACGCCTGCTCGCCACAGTCGACGCCGACGACGTCGACCTCCCGTCCTGGGCGCTCGACCTGCGGCTGCGACTCTGACCGAGTGTTTCTAACCAGGTGGAACCGTCCTGTCCTGGCCGGGGTAGGAGCCTCCCCGCGCTAGGGGGGTCGTCGATCCCCTCGGGCGCGAGGAAGGACCCACAAGGAACGCGACCCGCCCACCACCGCCCGAGGATCGAGGGCGTCACGACCACTGACCCTCGTCCGGCCTCAACGGCGCTTCTTCGCCCGGATCGTGTACTTCCCCCGGGTGGTCGTCGTGTTGCCGGCCCGGTCGACGGCGGTCGCCTGCCACGTCACGACCGTGCGCTTGCGCGACTTCCGCTTGGTGGTCACGACCTTGCAGGACTCGACGCCGGAGAGGGCGTCGGACGCCCGGCACGCGAGCCGCCGGACCTTCGGGTACGTCGCGCCGGAGCGCGCGCCCCGGACCGCGACCTTCGGGGCGGTCCGGTCGATGTTCACCCCCGGGGTCGTGACGGACCCCACCGAGCCCAGGGTGTCGGTCACCGAGCGCGTCACGACCTGGTTTCGGCCGTCCGCGGCCAGCTCCACCGGGACCGGGCACGCCGTCGTCAGGGGCAGCGTCCCGGTGCACACGAACGTCACCGTGACCGGGGTCCGGAACCACCCACCGCGCGCGGGGCCCGACGAGCCGAGCGCTGCACTGAGGGCTGGGCGGGCGTACGGGTCGGTGACCAGCTCGACCGCCGGTGTCGAGGGCGTGCCTGCGCCCGTCACCACGGCGTGGATGCTCGCCACACCGGGCGTGGCCGACCCGGTGAGCGTCGCCGAGTAGGTGCCGTCGCCGTGGTCGGTGACGGGCCCGAACAGGTGCGACGGATCCGTGCTGGCGAACGACACGGTCAGGCCCGGCAGCGACGGCTCGGTCGAGCCCAGGCGGCGGGCCACCGCCAGGACCTCGGTGGTCGCGGCCCCGGTCCCCAGGATCGGGTCGATCGCGCGGACCCTCACCTCGTAGCCGTCGGTGGTCACGTCGGTCCCGACCAGGGTCGGGGCACCCGCGTCCGCGACCGCGGGCTCCACGGTCGCGCTGCCCGGGGTCGTCGACCCGGACAGGGTCGTCGTGTAGGTGCCGTCACCCCGGTCGACGACCGCGGCGAAGGACTGACCCGCGTCGGTGCTGGTGAAGGAGACGTCGAGATCGGTGAGCAGCCGGCCGCTCGTGGAGCGGGCGGTTGCCGTCACGGGCACGGAGTCGTCCCCGGTCGCGACCAGCGACGTGAGCACGGGCTGGACGGTGACGGCGTAGCCCTCGGTCGTCACCTCGGCGCCGTACGACGTCGCGCCGGCCGAGCTCGCGCCGATGGTCGCGGAGCCGACCGTGGTCGACCCGGTCAGCGTCACCGAGTAGGTGCCGTCGCCGTGATCCGTCACGGCGCCGAAGGCGTGGGTGGGATCGGTGCTCGTGAAGGACACGTCGAGGGCGTCGAGTCCGACGTCGCCCGCGGTCATCGCCGTCGCTCGGACCGTGACCTCGTCGGTGCCCGTGCCGACGAGCAGGTCGGTCACGGGCGCGACCCGGAGCTCGTACCCCTCGGTGGTGACCGAGGTCGTCCCGGACACGTCGTGGACGCGGAGGCTGCCCCGGGCCGTCGCGGTGACCGTGGCAGCTCCGACGGTGGTCGACCCGGTCAGGGTCGCGGAGTAGGTGCCGTCGCCGTGGTCGGTCACCGGCCCGACGGACTGGGCCGGGTCGGTGCTGTCGAAGAGCACCTCCAGCGCCGGAACCTTGGTGCCGTCCGCAAGGGTGGCGGTCGCGGTGACCGTGGTCGAGTCCTCGCCGGTCGAGACGAGCGTGGCGTCGGCGACGCCGACGGCGACCTGGGTCACCGGTCCGGCGTCGTAGCTGATGGTCACGCCCGAGGCGACGGTGCGGTCGGCGAGGGAGATCGTGCCGCCGTCCGGCACCAGGCTGGAACCGCCACCACCGCCTGCTCCGTAGTACTGGCCGGTGCCACCCCCGCCACCGCCGTAGACGCCGCCGCCCCCGCCACCGCCACCGCGGAACGGCGCTCCGACGTAGCGAGCGGCACCACCGGCGCCGTACGTGCCGGCGTTGCCGTTGCCCCGGCCGGGGTTGACGTAGGAGCTGTCGACGCCACCCGCGCCGCCGGCGGTCTCGCTGGCCGCACGGCCTCCGCCCGAGGTCCCGCGGACCCCGGCGTAGTCGGGCGCCGACGCGCCCGCGTCCCCGCCGGCCAGATCGACGTTGGTGGTGCCGTCGGC encodes the following:
- a CDS encoding invasin domain 3-containing protein; the encoded protein is MSLRTRLRPSRLLRAGVSLAVVAPAFALTAVPGPGAAAADPTYLPAERAIASTVTFSYIGAEQLFVVPDGIHELEVVAVGAPGGAVGAVDPTTGGGRAARVTAELSVEPGDRLHVRVGGGGFAGGAGWNGGGQPVASSTATASGGGGATDVRTCGQSDTGCSALASRLVVAAGGGGAGLTADGTTNVDLAGGDAGASAPDYAGVRGTSGGGRAASETAGGAGGVDSSYVNPGRGNGNAGTYGAGGAARYVGAPFRGGGGGGGGVYGGGGGGTGQYYGAGGGGGSSLVPDGGTISLADRTVASGVTISYDAGPVTQVAVGVADATLVSTGEDSTTVTATATLADGTKVPALEVLFDSTDPAQSVGPVTDHGDGTYSATLTGSTTVGAATVTATARGSLRVHDVSGTTSVTTEGYELRVAPVTDLLVGTGTDEVTVRATAMTAGDVGLDALDVSFTSTDPTHAFGAVTDHGDGTYSVTLTGSTTVGSATIGASSAGATSYGAEVTTEGYAVTVQPVLTSLVATGDDSVPVTATARSTSGRLLTDLDVSFTSTDAGQSFAAVVDRGDGTYTTTLSGSTTPGSATVEPAVADAGAPTLVGTDVTTDGYEVRVRAIDPILGTGAATTEVLAVARRLGSTEPSLPGLTVSFASTDPSHLFGPVTDHGDGTYSATLTGSATPGVASIHAVVTGAGTPSTPAVELVTDPYARPALSAALGSSGPARGGWFRTPVTVTFVCTGTLPLTTACPVPVELAADGRNQVVTRSVTDTLGSVGSVTTPGVNIDRTAPKVAVRGARSGATYPKVRRLACRASDALSGVESCKVVTTKRKSRKRTVVTWQATAVDRAGNTTTTRGKYTIRAKKRR